Proteins from a single region of Oceanivirga salmonicida:
- a CDS encoding 6-phosphogluconolactonase — protein sequence MKLIIKENNLEMSKSAMYIVLGAMQQDKRVNISLTSGRSPKKLYELLIPEIKDKYEYKNIQYYLFDDSPYIDKKHGGNWDEMQEMFFKPANIPNDRINITTLENWQVYDDEIKQVGGIDVMVIGLGYDGHFCGNCPNCTPLDSYTYCLEFKEKQKANPTYLDRPTQPYSITMGPKSLMRVKHLVMIVNGSEKAEILKKFLDEPISNKIPATILKLHPNFTVLCDKEAAKLINIEDYRGM from the coding sequence ATGAAATTAATAATAAAAGAAAATAATTTAGAAATGTCCAAAAGTGCTATGTATATTGTATTAGGAGCTATGCAACAAGATAAAAGAGTAAATATTTCTTTAACATCGGGAAGATCTCCTAAAAAATTATATGAATTATTGATACCTGAAATTAAAGATAAATATGAATATAAAAATATACAATATTATTTATTTGATGATTCTCCATATATAGATAAAAAGCATGGAGGAAATTGGGATGAAATGCAGGAAATGTTTTTTAAACCGGCTAATATACCTAATGATAGAATAAATATAACAACATTAGAAAATTGGCAAGTTTATGATGATGAAATAAAACAAGTTGGTGGAATAGATGTAATGGTAATAGGTTTAGGTTATGATGGGCATTTTTGTGGAAATTGCCCTAATTGTACACCATTAGATAGTTATACATATTGTTTAGAATTTAAAGAAAAACAAAAAGCTAACCCTACTTATTTAGATAGACCTACTCAACCATATTCAATAACTATGGGACCAAAAAGTTTGATGAGAGTAAAACATTTAGTAATGATAGTTAATGGAAGCGAAAAAGCAGAAATATTAAAAAAATTTTTAGATGAACCAATTAGTAATAAAATACCTGCAACAATATTAAAATTACATCCTAATTTTACTGTATTATGTGATAAAGAGGCAGCTAAATTAATAAATATTGAAGATTATAGAGGTATGTAA
- a CDS encoding glycoside hydrolase family 1 protein has protein sequence MSLKKEFLWSASTSAYQFEGAHDVDGKGLSIQDTKTIFYTNENFKDGSNHYYRFKEDVKLMSELGLKAYRFSISWSRIMPDGKNKINKKGIKFYSDLIDELIKYNIEPIVTLYHFDLPDELEKLGGWLNNETVLAFEKYSKLLFENFGDRVKYWLTINEQNMMILHSQSINGEKTDKYLYQKNHNMFLANARAINLCHKMLKKAKIGPAINISYVYPETCSPEDNFAAMYANVHRNWLYLDMYVYGEYNHMALKYIKDKKYVLKISNEDKKILKDAKPDYIGVNYYCTMTVKTDAKSNDENIEKLDIPLMEKGFYRTVINPNLDFTEFKWQVDSKGFEITLNEVYSRYKLPILITENGLGAVDILEKDFSVHDDYRIKYLREHVENIVKACEQGVEILGYSPWSAIDLISTHQGHEKRYGFIYVDFSGETGEKYSRYKKDSFFWYKELIENNGIKF, from the coding sequence ATGAGTTTAAAAAAAGAATTTTTATGGTCAGCATCTACAAGTGCTTATCAATTTGAAGGAGCACATGATGTTGACGGAAAAGGATTGAGTATACAAGATACTAAGACGATTTTTTATACAAATGAAAATTTTAAAGATGGATCAAATCATTATTATAGATTTAAAGAAGATGTTAAATTAATGTCAGAATTGGGATTAAAAGCGTATAGATTTTCTATTTCATGGTCTAGGATTATGCCTGATGGTAAAAATAAAATAAATAAAAAAGGTATAAAATTTTATTCTGATTTAATAGATGAATTGATAAAATATAATATAGAACCTATAGTTACTTTATATCATTTTGATTTGCCAGATGAATTAGAAAAGCTAGGTGGTTGGTTGAATAATGAAACAGTATTAGCTTTTGAAAAGTACTCAAAACTCTTATTTGAAAATTTTGGGGATAGAGTTAAATACTGGTTAACTATTAATGAACAAAATATGATGATTTTACATAGTCAAAGCATAAATGGTGAAAAAACAGATAAATATCTTTATCAAAAAAATCATAATATGTTTTTGGCAAATGCGAGAGCTATTAATCTATGTCATAAGATGCTAAAAAAAGCCAAAATAGGACCAGCTATAAATATATCATATGTTTATCCAGAAACTTGTTCTCCAGAAGATAATTTTGCGGCAATGTATGCTAATGTACATAGAAATTGGTTATATTTAGATATGTATGTTTATGGAGAATATAATCATATGGCTCTTAAATATATTAAAGATAAAAAATATGTTTTAAAAATTTCAAATGAAGATAAAAAAATATTAAAAGATGCAAAACCAGATTATATAGGAGTAAATTATTATTGTACAATGACTGTAAAAACCGATGCTAAATCAAATGATGAAAATATAGAAAAATTAGATATACCATTGATGGAAAAAGGGTTTTATAGAACAGTTATAAATCCTAATTTAGATTTTACTGAGTTCAAATGGCAAGTAGATTCTAAAGGTTTTGAGATTACGCTTAATGAAGTTTATAGCAGATATAAATTGCCGATTTTAATAACTGAAAATGGATTAGGCGCTGTAGATATATTAGAAAAGGATTTTAGTGTACATGATGATTATAGAATAAAATATTTAAGAGAACATGTAGAAAATATTGTTAAAGCATGTGAACAAGGAGTAGAAATTTTAGGGTATTCTCCTTGGTCTGCAATAGATTTAATTTCAACACATCAAGGTCATGAAAAAAGATATGGATTTATATATGTAGATTTTAGTGGAGAAACAGGTGAAAAGTATTCAAGGTATAAAAAAGATAGTTTTTTTTGGTATAAAGAACTTATAGAAAATAATGGAATTAAATTTTAA